The sequence GTACCGGAACAACCTTTGACCTTTCAACTTGATAACAGTCCAGTAAGATTTAATCGCAGGATGTACGACCAGGTACCTAGAAATTTGTATAAAGCAGAAAGATTTGATGAACTTAATAAActgattttgtttaattatgaATGGATATACAGCAAAACGAAAGCTTTGTCACTTCAGCATATTTTTGCAGACTTTGCTTTAAACCCCGGTGTGGAGGCTCATTTAGTTGAAGAAGCTTTGCGTGTTGCAGAAGCTACAATCGAAACCGATATCAACAATATGGCACCTGAGATTTCCGGGCATCTCCTACCATACTACAAAACTCTTCCTAATATCAAAGCTTTAGTATATCAGTGTGATACGGCCGGTTTGAAACACTGTGCAATGGTGCCAAACTTTTCTTACTTGCAAGTTCCTGGAAGCTCTCTTCAGTTTACATTTAGCACTGAAGTTCCGTCTGATTACTTCCGGTTTATGAAAGATGAACGATTTCTTCTGTCAAAGCACCGTGATTCTCCATACATAAATGTATTTGACATGATCACAGGTGAAAccaagaagaatatttttacaTCAAATGGCGCGCTTTACGTTACGCCTGACGGTGCAAAATTTCTTATTGTAGACCATGTGACCGAAAAGGCCATTAAAGTTCACAAATCTGAGACGGGAGAATTCATTGGTCAGTTGATCGTACTAAATAACATCGATGTGAAACCAAAAGAGAAATACAAGATAGCCGACATTTGTCTGACCAATGACAGACTGTGTGTGTTAGTTACTACTGATGTAAGTTACCTGTGTATAGCGGACATAGAATCTTGCCAGTTCTTACAGATCATATGTCTAGATGGACGTTCGGACATGTGTAGAATCTCGAATGATGGTCAGTTCGTGTTCTGTAATTCTAATGAGTTTCTTCTATCCTACGACATGTACTCACTCGAACATATTTATACCCTAGCAATAGCTTATCGACCAGTCTCAATGGCCTTTACCAAAGATGGATGCAGAGCTTATCTGTGCAATGAATCCGAAACGAAACTGACAATCATTCATTTGCATCGTGGGTCAGTTGAAATGGTGTATAAAACAGTACTAGATGAAGACATGCCGAACGACAGACTTCAAAATCTGTGCATTTCACCAAATGATGAGATGGTGCTTGTACGAGGTCTAGAGAACATTGTGGTATATGGACGATCAAATGAAAAGGTTATTGCAAGGTTTCCTAGACCAAAGGATGTCCCAAAAGAGTTTAAACTGCCAAAGAGGAATATTGTAGAACTGAGTTATAAACAAGCAGAATTTTCAAGAGATGGTAAATTTGTTATTGGCACAATATTTCGTAACATTTATCTTTGGCAAATATCAACAGGCAATCTTATCACCACAATACAAGCACCAGTTGGTATTATTGCAAGGCTAATGGTTTGTCAAAAGAGTAGCCACGTCGTAACGCAGCTGGACCACTCAAACGAGATACAAGTTTGGAATATAGGTGATGCTGTGAATCAGGTCGATATGCTTGACAAATTATCAGGACCAATAGTTGACGTCCAAGTCACGTCCGACAACTCAATTGCATATGTTGTATGCAAAAATAGCGACGAAATAGGTGTAATTGACATGTGCAGTGGTGTCATGTTGGATTTACTTACACATGATAGCAACGTAAAGGATTTTGCTATCACCCCAAGTGGAAGTTATGCCCTGGTATCTACatcaacaaaaaagaaagacattTCAAACAAACTATGGGATATGTCAGAAAGACAAATTATAAAGGAATTTGGAAATGCCGTCGGGTTTTGTATATCACCGCATCAAGAATCTTACATTTTATTCGTGTCAcaagaaaacatgaaatatcAAGCTCCCTATTCTGTCACTATGTTTAGATTTATTGGAGATGCTTTCCATGAATATGTTCATCCGTTGGCTTTGAAATTCGTACTTGACAAACCGTTTCTGACCTATGATGACAAATATTTAGTAGTTCTTACAGCACAGGATCACATACAGACAAAGGCAGCTTATGACACTCCAACCATCTGTACATTTTCAATGGAAGAAGATATGAAAGTTGCGTATTTCACACCGGAAAGTTTCGAAGGTTCTGTCAATATTGGGTCAATACTAAAGTTGATGCCTTGTAAGAACAATCCATATACGATTGCAGTACTTTATGAATCAAGTGATGATATCAACAAAAACTATTACGCAAATGAATCCGGAATGGGTCGCGGATTTCTTATTCTTGACATCTGCAGTGGGTCTTTGATTAGCATATGCTACCCATTCATGCCGAATGAACCAAGAGTTGATAGGGGCATTCTTTTTGCCGACGACTTTTCATTTTGCCTCGACGATCTGTCAAATATATTCGACATAGGGCAACAAGACTATATTGGCCGATTAACAGATATTGGCGTTATGCCATGCTTAACGGCATTAAATGGTGACGTCATTGTTTATTGTGACAACACAAAACTGCTTGTAGTGCGTGTGCGTGATGGAAATACTATCGCCGCTTGCGACGTTCATTCCCGATTGTGCAAGTTAAAATTGTGTCCAAATGAGAGAACACTAATTGCCGGATGTGAAGACGGAACCATAGCCTCATACGTCATTATCGACCCGGAAGCAGATGATCCTGAATCAATCGTTCAACATCTAGGCAGTAGGCAAGTTGAAAACAGTGGTGAAATGGATGGGCGTATGTCCCGATCGTGGGATAAAGTGTCAAGTGAAGCAAACCTTTCTCGACCACCATCTGCAATGAGCAATGGTCCCAAAGAAAGAATACTCTTGAACAAAGTCGAACACATGCCAGTAGTAAGACCGAGCTCTGATACACTTTTGTACCTTAATGCAAACTCAAAAACATGTTCTGTTATGTAATTCATTATAGTCTAGTCTTAGTTTATGTTCAGAAACTTCGGTTTTCTTTGGGTTTTTTATGTATACGGTATGCATGCCACATATTAATTTATACTACTTTACATAGTGACTTGCATTGCTCAACTTGCTTAATAACTGTTTGGTCTGTTCcaattttataattgatttataGGTTTTTTTAAAGCAgcctttttatatatcattggcTTTTTATCGAGATATATCACTGCAGTCATGTGCATTTGCCTAACAGAAGATGTTGAGACAATGCACACATAATATACAGTATATTTAAGATCtgatttcatgaaaattaattGCTATGTTTTTTATTCAAGATGCACAGCCGAATTTGCGCAtcttatttgtctttttgacgATTTGCGCCAATCTTCCTTATcactttaataaaatagtaATAGCAATGAAAATATAGTCTGTAATATTCTAAAAACATATCTTAATTAGCAGGTAAAGCAAGATGGTCTGGCAATTTAAAActctttttcttatatataagtAAGATGAAATACTTATTTGTAAAAACAGGACAATATAGGTTGAAATAATATAAACGTTTCGTATATTTCGGAAACGTCACTATATGGtccaatatatttattgttgtattttaactaCCAAACAAGTGCTCTTAATATACAATTGTTAGAAGCCAAAGTCTGTGATATTTGTATACTTGTTATTAAAACTACGTAACTGTAAGAATAGTTCTATTCTTTGATGTGAATACAAGAAAATAAAGAGtgaacgtcaatgagacaacatccCAACAACTCAATAAAACCAAAGGATCCAGTCCATTgccttttgatatatatataatatacagaaaaaaagaatatgtggtatgattgccaatgctacaaaaacatctatccacaagaaaccaaatgatacagaaattaacaactattggaTAACTtgtagccttcaacaatgagcaaatccaataccacatagtcagctataaaggtctcgaaatgacaaaatgtaaaacaattcaaacgagaaaactaaaaatattcaacatgtttaaaatgttcaatCTATGAATATGATAGTGAAAATTCTAGGACAGCAAAGTGTTAATTCAAGGTTTCATCTATAATGATGTTTGTGGTGATCGTCAATAACACGTGGTTACCTGAATGAAGTTATcactagattaaaactgataGTAAAACTTTACGCTGGATTATAACTGAATCAATTTATGATCACTTGATTATAACTGATTTAGAATTTTCAAGGGACATCTACTTGTAATGTACTAATTGACGATAGCCACTATTTGAGAGGGACCTAGTTACACTATCGAGTCATCTACTCCGTCCTCAGCCATCAGTGTGGTTCCTATCGGACAGTCGTGTTGGGGACTTGCCGACCTTAATTTTcgtataaatattttcatcatgccattaatttttttattttttatttttcacgtTTACTCTTATATATTACGGACGATGTTTTTCTctacatattttgtttccttTGTACTCTTTTCTATAATCCAAGGTCACTGCAATATAATCTTAATACTTAAATCACGAATCTAGTGTACTATGATATTAAACATATCCTTACGTAGAAACCTGTATACATGTCTCTATGCATCgtatgttgttattttatctTCTTGTGGTAATTCCGAAACCTGATGAATGAATCTCATTGTTCACGTagaatctgacaaaacatgTCAACAAGGAGATCAGATAACTGATCTTTCTTTCTATGTTTCTATGCAACAGTTTGGAGAATAGCCTTGGCAAATCTAGCGGCAGAAATATGATATTATCTCAATAATTGCCATTAATTGATTCCTTTACTGATGATTTCGAATATAGTACAGAGAGATTTAAAATGAATGTTTAGgaaaattcatttgttttaacattttgataattatttgcAAGGACCATTCCGGGGCATTGCATGTAGGtatcgaaaataaaaaaaaaactggcctggtaaaaaaaatctaaaaaaacataaaagcaTTCAACAGATTACAACTGAATATTCTGTAACACAAAATGCAGGAAACAATATGCACAAATTCCCTCAACAACTTTGATTACCTGTCTATAAGGGTCTCATAAAGTCCGTTTTATTTCATAAGCAATACTAAGCAATGATGAAATAAAGTGTCAAATTTCATGTAGGAATAAGAAATTAAAGAgaatgatgtgtttttttttgccttcATGTGATTTATAAACACAAACATTCATAATATAAAAGGTATAACTTATTTCAGTAActtaaaatacttaaaacatTGTAATTGCTTGAAATTTTAGTTTACATTCTATAACAACCTGATAAAATAATTGCTGTGTTTATCAGTGTTATAATTGGCATACGTTCTCATTATTCCCCATACAGTCTAACTAGAAAGCGCGATCAGAATCTACATTCTAAGAAATTCGATTCTCACCCTAGACATTTATTTGGAATGAACAGCCTGATTATCCATCTTGTCAATATCAGCAGTATAATAATAACAGGTTCCTGGTATATAAAACTTGTCACTCTTATCTGTCTATACCAGTTTTTAATAACAAGAGGTATATACAATTTTCAGTCTTGGTTGTCTAGCTCCTAATTGGTCTGCGACTTCAGATGTTTCTATCAACGCAGCATATTTTCGATTGAGATTCGAAATAGTTTTGAATGATATTTTGGTCTTCATTTTAAGTTCTATACCCAATGAGGGATAGAATATTAATGTTGTACATTCATTGTTTTCTCTTATCCTGGTAGTCAAATGACATCCAGAGAACTGTCTCGAATACCCAACTGTGCTTTGAAGATTTCGATCTCCAAATACAGTCTGCATTGTTAAGTGGAACAATGTATCCATATTTAGATgatgacgttcccttgtcaccatcttatggtgtttacatatatCAACTTGTTCTTTTCACTCGTGTATCATTAAAGATGGCATAATTTGGTAGTAAATTTGATTCACTCATatggtctttgcatcggaaatacACACATTTGTTCTAAACCAGTTGATGGAATTATACGGGTTaggttcttctcatatattttatgatgatatgatactaaaccctaacgggaaggattgtgttTGATCGGCATATATATGATGAAAAGTTAacctttcaatcagtttaatcgTGGTCTGGAGCTGGAATGTCAGTAACTCCTAGTAGTCTCTTGGTAATCTATTTATCTTcgtggtggccttcggctgttgtctgctctatggtcgggttgttgttgctttgatatacatttttgtatttcccatttcctttctcaattttatcattgcCATTATGCATAGTTCTTTGATTACCTATTCTGAAATCAGACTCACACTTCATTTAAACAGAGCTTTACTGTGCGTAcagctgtttttgtttattctacattgggTAGAGGTGTAGGGGTGAGTCTAGATCTACCAAAACATGTGTAAACCCGTTGCATTTTTGCGCCTCGCCCgtttcaagtcaggagcctctggtctttgttagtcgtgtttggcttttttatatattttttttataacttttgttcatttatatttttcatagtttAGTGGTACGTCCATTTTCAGTCAGTGTGGCAATCTcatacacgaggcatcggatttaacatCCAATTCCGATGGGACGtggctttttattttttacatccCGCTAAGCCACAGACTCTACTTATTAACATGTTATTATCTGACggatataaaaaaagtcaaatagaGACTATTGGTTTACCTCTGTAAACTATATAGGGGTGCACAATATTTCGAACAAATCCTCACtagtattttaattaaaacCAATCAACATACAAAGTCTGAGATTTGTCTTTAGAATTATGTTCCATCTTGCCATCccgtttattttttataataactatCTATACTGTTGGACTTTCACTTTATTGCTGTTCCCATTCttgtgttcttttttattatgatgGATAACCGTCTCAAAGCAAATCATACCagatcttttatttgttttaaacatactATTAGCTTATGCCTACGATTAAATGAAGAAACAATACCATATAAGGAAGAATGTACCAACTATAAGAAAACAAGGTGTTAGAATGAAACTTGATCAGAAACGGTGTCGACAAAGATGAATGCAGGAGCGAATATGTTGATTTATGGTAATACATGAtcttcatatttgtatttgaatcAGATCATACCATGTTGACACGGTAAAAATTAATAAGTTTCGGGAAACTGAGCCAATTTTGTCTATAGTTAGATAACAATCGTGACAGATTCCTGCtacgtcggttcactgtctgatTTCTGTTGGATCGCATTCAGACGAATCGATACGCTGTCGGGGCAGATTCGGGCGATTTTTTGTAATGCGAAATATACAAATTGGAATAAGAACGGAATACTCGGGACACCCTATCAATAGTATATGATTCTTGTCTTGAAAAAAACCCCGAGATATTGTTACCATATTGCGACACAGCAGCATCTGTAAGACGTAGTTACGACTATAATACGGATAAACAAAATCGGATAAGACGTATGtacgactgcgttcagacaatgataggataTTTGAGATCATTTAGGAAAGTTATCAGTCTTTTCATGCTTGTGCCGTACATGTATCGCTTTATGTAACTCTGATCTCAAACAGCAGCCATAAAGTTAAACAGCATTGTGTAAATTCCGcatttaatgttataaattgtatggaaataaattttatttaaagctCAACAATATTACTGAACAAACTTTTTCTCATAATTAACTTTTACACAATGGTAATCATacac is a genomic window of Mytilus trossulus isolate FHL-02 chromosome 1, PNRI_Mtr1.1.1.hap1, whole genome shotgun sequence containing:
- the LOC134694199 gene encoding NACHT and WD repeat domain-containing protein 2-like, with protein sequence MATTNGGHLPVTAILSGHLRGYEIPNIPPKVVRVFLASTGQDTVTERNTLVREVYPQLRQYCRQKYGLEFQIVDLDWGLPTDSLHADQSLTDFKLREIRRCQRYTAGPTFVAIIGQRYGNKVLQTSIPAEEYDLIRMVLHKHKGRETRAAPILDKWYIKDNNSIAPVFVLQDVASVIPDIISNDKEKQNKADQEWKEAETEMKRLLNKGAEFCYLEGLIDSDTKQKYTMSEFENQTQIGIEESSCPSSLGVVLLRRIVDLTNYIDDPKAPIFTEILYNDKTEEYETDTVSSHLLSKMANRLRNLVSENNTTSFDVLWRYDDVISPELHKDYLKSFCDNFKNKLITLIDNEASKVPVDVEPEICEEALSHLMRCRDLADDFCVRAEELVALQSYLQNNYNHPIVIHGASGSGKSTLISKLCVEIPEVFNKNAITIVRYVGYTSRSSDIKQLLSSLCTQILVALGKENNEIPKDFKDQQNLFHNLLKHIPDDKLLIILLDGIEQISKDYNAHLLSWLPGQLPTNVKIILTTDPVSNKILEKLKKDVVTNESSFIELRDLDVESCVLTLDFFLFRYGRKLTDQQKMAFQSAFSKHPCLLYISLCAEKARYLKSTETMENVIFPENTVDAINRLFDELETEHGTTLVSRAMCYLVASMTGLGDLEMEDVLSMDDDVLNSIYVTHHPPTRRIPYIKWLRLKEVINRFLLERVTNGVTFYYWRHDQFADVIRERYMKDESIGKTVHSLLADYFLGTWANKPKPISPISNECSAVIKASGTSGERFVPEQPLTFQLDNSPVRFNRRMYDQVPRNLYKAERFDELNKLILFNYEWIYSKTKALSLQHIFADFALNPGVEAHLVEEALRVAEATIETDINNMAPEISGHLLPYYKTLPNIKALVYQCDTAGLKHCAMVPNFSYLQVPGSSLQFTFSTEVPSDYFRFMKDERFLLSKHRDSPYINVFDMITGETKKNIFTSNGALYVTPDGAKFLIVDHVTEKAIKVHKSETGEFIGQLIVLNNIDVKPKEKYKIADICLTNDRLCVLVTTDVSYLCIADIESCQFLQIICLDGRSDMCRISNDGQFVFCNSNEFLLSYDMYSLEHIYTLAIAYRPVSMAFTKDGCRAYLCNESETKLTIIHLHRGSVEMVYKTVLDEDMPNDRLQNLCISPNDEMVLVRGLENIVVYGRSNEKVIARFPRPKDVPKEFKLPKRNIVELSYKQAEFSRDGKFVIGTIFRNIYLWQISTGNLITTIQAPVGIIARLMVCQKSSHVVTQLDHSNEIQVWNIGDAVNQVDMLDKLSGPIVDVQVTSDNSIAYVVCKNSDEIGVIDMCSGVMLDLLTHDSNVKDFAITPSGSYALVSTSTKKKDISNKLWDMSERQIIKEFGNAVGFCISPHQESYILFVSQENMKYQAPYSVTMFRFIGDAFHEYVHPLALKFVLDKPFLTYDDKYLVVLTAQDHIQTKAAYDTPTICTFSMEEDMKVAYFTPESFEGSVNIGSILKLMPCKNNPYTIAVLYESSDDINKNYYANESGMGRGFLILDICSGSLISICYPFMPNEPRVDRGILFADDFSFCLDDLSNIFDIGQQDYIGRLTDIGVMPCLTALNGDVIVYCDNTKLLVVRVRDGNTIAACDVHSRLCKLKLCPNERTLIAGCEDGTIASYVIIDPEADDPESIVQHLGSRQVENSGEMDGRMSRSWDKVSSEANLSRPPSAMSNGPKERILLNKVEHMPVVRPSSDTLLYLNANSKTCSVM